The proteins below are encoded in one region of Helianthus annuus cultivar XRQ/B chromosome 2, HanXRQr2.0-SUNRISE, whole genome shotgun sequence:
- the LOC110927107 gene encoding transcription factor MYB46, whose protein sequence is MRKPIGGANEPHNSISSAKGTAITTMKMRKGLWSPEEDEKLMNYMITNGQGCWSDIARNAGLQRCGKSCRLRWINYLRPDLKRGAFSPQEEEVIIHLHSLLGNRWSQIAARLPGRTDNEIKNFWNSTVKKRLKKNTTSNSSSPNTSHDSSSSEHRDIMGGLMSMHDSSNIMAMYMDATRRSLSSSSLQTMNINQLIEQLPLTNDHNGPNMPILHASSYGTTQVGMDGNGINYNGCYEIFGGNLGLEDEMFNIPPLDNMTDNNQEIKCENLDDSNSIIMTNNMNNIILSQCYNNNKHKVQAITEGFENCWEGGDELKVEEWDLEELMRESSMFPSLD, encoded by the exons ATGAGGAAACCGATAGGAGGTGCAAACGAGCCGCATAATTCGATATCGAGTGCCAAGGGCACCGCAATAACGACGATGAAGATGCGAAAAGGGTTGTGGTCACCGGAAGAAGACGAGAAGCTAATGAACTACATGATTACCAACGGCCAAGGCTGTTGGAGTGACATTGCTCGTAATGCCGGTTTGCAACGGTGCGGCAAAAGCTGCCGGCTCCGGTGGATCAATTACCTCCGGCCTGACCTTAAACGTGGTGCCTTTTCGCCTCAAGAAGAAGAAGTCATTATTCATCTTCATTCACTTCTTGGCAACAG GTGGTCCCAAATTGCAGCAAGATTGCCTGGTCGTACAGATAATGAGATAAAAAACTTCTGGAACTCCACGGTAAAAAAGAGATTGAAAAAGAATACTACATCAAATTCCTCGTCACCTAACACAAGTCATGATTCATCATCTTCCGAACATAGGGACATCATGGGCGGCTTGATGTCCATGCACGATTCTAGCAACATCATGGCCATGTACATGGATGCAACACGACGATCTTTATCATCGTCGTCATTGCAAACCATGAACATaaaccaattgatagaacaattACCCCTAACCAACGATCATAATGGGCCAAACATGCCCATCTTGCATGCATCATCCTATGGTACAACACAAGTTGGCATGGATGGTAATGGGATTAATTACAATGGATGTTATGAGATCTTTGGAGGGAATTTAGGGTTAGAAGACGAGATGTTTAATATCCCACCATTAGATAACATGACTGATAACAATCAAGAGATAAAATGCGAAAATCTTGATGATAGCAATTCCATCATCATGACTAACAACATGAACAACATCATCTTGAGCCAATGTTACAACAATAACAAGCACAAGGTACAAGCAATAACCGAAGGGTTCGAAAATTGTTGGGAGGGAGGAGATGAACTTAAAGTTGAAGAATGGGACCTTGAAGAACTCATGAGAGAATCTTCCATGTTCCCTTCGCTTGATTAA